A part of Azospirillum thermophilum genomic DNA contains:
- the bla gene encoding class A beta-lactamase, translating into MIGRRSVLAVGGGLLLLTAARLDAKENKTLGGDALRDAMAALERRSGGRLGVAVLDTGSGRRFDWRGGERFPMCSTFKFLLAAAVLKRVDQGRDSLERRIPVTAADLVPYAPFAEGRVNGTPPTVAELCEAAVTLSDNVAANLLLSAVGDPAGLTAFVRTLGDTHSRLDRNEPELNSSIPGDPRDTTTPNAMVHSMGRLMLGDALRPASRDQLIAWMVANRTGDKRLRAGLPQGWRVGDKTGTGNGSFNDIAIVWPAGKPPLLVASYLTQTPKGFAQGDAVHADVAKAVVEALDG; encoded by the coding sequence ATGATCGGACGGCGAAGCGTCCTGGCGGTCGGCGGTGGCCTGCTCCTGCTCACCGCGGCGCGGTTGGATGCCAAGGAAAACAAGACGTTGGGCGGTGATGCCCTGCGCGATGCCATGGCCGCGCTGGAGCGGCGCAGCGGTGGCCGGCTGGGGGTGGCGGTGCTCGACACCGGCAGCGGACGGCGCTTCGACTGGCGCGGGGGCGAGCGGTTCCCGATGTGCAGCACCTTCAAATTTCTATTGGCGGCGGCCGTGCTGAAGAGGGTCGACCAGGGCAGGGACAGCCTGGAGCGCCGCATCCCGGTGACCGCGGCCGACCTCGTCCCCTATGCCCCCTTCGCCGAGGGGCGGGTGAACGGCACGCCCCCCACGGTGGCCGAACTGTGCGAGGCGGCGGTGACGCTGAGCGACAATGTAGCGGCGAACCTGCTGCTGAGCGCGGTCGGCGATCCGGCCGGCCTCACCGCCTTCGTCCGGACGCTCGGCGACACGCACAGCCGGCTCGACCGCAACGAGCCGGAGCTGAACAGCTCCATCCCCGGCGATCCGCGCGACACCACGACGCCGAACGCCATGGTCCACAGCATGGGACGGCTGATGCTGGGCGACGCGCTGCGCCCCGCCTCGCGCGACCAGCTCATCGCCTGGATGGTCGCCAACAGGACCGGCGACAAGCGCCTGCGGGCGGGACTGCCGCAGGGCTGGCGGGTCGGCGACAAGACGGGCACCGGCAACGGCTCGTTCAACGACATCGCCATCGTCTGGCCGGCCGGCAAGCCGCCGCTCCTCGTCGCCAGCTACCTGACGCAGACGCCGAAGGGGTTCGCGCAGGGCGACGCGGTCCACGCCGACGTGGCGAAGGCGGTCGTCGAAGCGCTCGACGGCTAG
- a CDS encoding response regulator translates to MPYRILIADDHPLMRTALSQTIGQALPGSEILEAARFDQIKPVLDSGDGVDIILLDLHMPGMSGLIGLMMLRSEHPAIPVIVVSASEDAVTVQRAIDYGASGFVPKSAPNSQIVEAIRAVLDGELWVPAIPATTESDVPDLAQRAATLTPQQLRVLAGIAEGKLNKQIAYEMNVAETTVKAHVTTILRKLGVLTRTQAAVLASQMALAPPPPPVE, encoded by the coding sequence ATGCCATACCGCATCCTGATCGCCGACGACCATCCCCTGATGCGGACAGCGCTCAGCCAGACCATCGGGCAGGCGCTGCCGGGGTCGGAGATTCTCGAGGCCGCGCGCTTCGACCAGATCAAGCCGGTTCTGGACAGCGGCGACGGGGTGGACATCATCCTGCTCGACCTGCACATGCCGGGGATGAGCGGCCTGATCGGCCTGATGATGCTGCGCTCCGAACATCCGGCGATCCCGGTGATCGTCGTCTCGGCGTCCGAGGATGCGGTGACCGTGCAGCGCGCCATCGACTACGGCGCCTCCGGCTTCGTGCCGAAATCGGCCCCCAACAGCCAGATCGTCGAGGCCATCCGCGCCGTGCTGGATGGCGAGCTGTGGGTGCCGGCCATCCCCGCCACCACCGAATCCGACGTCCCCGACCTCGCCCAGCGCGCCGCCACCCTGACGCCGCAGCAGCTCCGCGTGCTGGCCGGCATCGCCGAAGGCAAGCTGAACAAGCAGATCGCCTACGAGATGAACGTGGCGGAGACGACCGTGAAGGCGCACGTCACCACCATCCTGCGCAAGCTGGGCGTGCTGACCCGCACCCAGGCGGCGGTGCTCGCCAGCCAGATGGCGCTGGCCCCGCCGCCTCCGCCGGTGGAGTGA
- a CDS encoding IclR family transcriptional regulator → MRRRDDALVADEPAADEEKDPRFVTALARGLELLRCFRKDETALGNQDFAERTGLPKPTVSRLTYTLAKLGYLVYDPPTGKYRLGTAVLALGYASLSGMGIRQVARPLMQEVASQTRLQVALGGRDRLSMIYLECCHGGGPITLSLDVGSHIKLGTSAMGRAYLAALPDAERTALMGKLEEHEGKRWPAVHEGILQAVEDYRTRGYCRSIGSWKSEVNAIGVPFVPRNGSAVLAFNCGGPAFLVDRRKLEEEYAPRLVAMVRRIDAALFNG, encoded by the coding sequence ATGCGCAGACGCGACGACGCTCTGGTCGCGGACGAACCGGCGGCGGACGAGGAGAAGGATCCCCGCTTCGTCACCGCGCTCGCCCGCGGGCTCGAACTGCTGCGCTGCTTCCGCAAGGACGAGACGGCGCTGGGCAACCAGGACTTCGCGGAGCGGACGGGGCTGCCGAAGCCGACCGTGTCGCGCCTGACCTACACGCTGGCGAAGCTCGGCTACCTCGTCTACGACCCGCCGACCGGCAAGTACCGGCTGGGCACCGCCGTGCTGGCGCTGGGCTATGCCAGCCTGTCGGGCATGGGCATCCGGCAGGTCGCCCGCCCGCTGATGCAGGAGGTGGCGAGCCAGACCCGCCTGCAGGTGGCGCTCGGCGGGCGCGACCGGCTCAGCATGATCTATCTGGAATGCTGCCACGGCGGCGGGCCGATCACCCTGTCGCTCGACGTCGGCTCCCACATCAAGCTCGGCACCTCGGCGATGGGCCGCGCCTATCTGGCGGCGCTGCCGGATGCGGAGCGCACCGCCCTGATGGGCAAGCTGGAGGAGCATGAGGGCAAGCGCTGGCCCGCCGTCCACGAGGGCATCCTCCAGGCGGTGGAGGACTACCGCACCCGCGGCTATTGCCGCTCCATCGGCTCGTGGAAGTCGGAGGTGAACGCCATCGGCGTGCCATTCGTGCCGCGCAACGGCTCGGCCGTGCTCGCCTTCAACTGCGGCGGCCCGGCCTTCCTGGTCGACCGCAGGAAGCTGGAGGAGGAATACGCCCCCCGGCTCGTCGCCATGGTCCGGCGCATCGACGCGGCCCTCTTCAACGGCTGA
- a CDS encoding enoyl-CoA hydratase — protein sequence MSAAPLEVVVVERPREGVALVRINRPEARNALNGEVRQGLAGAFTDLARDPEVRAIVLTGNEEAFAAGADIKAMAEAGAVEMMLREAHRLWAPIAACPKPVIAAVNGYALGGGCELAMHADIIIAGEGAQFGQPEIRVGIMPGAGGTQRLTRAVGKFKAMMMLLTGKPISAREADAMGLVSSVVPDGEVLETALTLAETIAGMPPLAARQIKEVVLAGADAPLEAALMLERKAFQLLFDSEDQKEGMRAFIEKRRPAYQGR from the coding sequence ATGTCGGCAGCGCCGTTGGAAGTGGTGGTGGTCGAGCGTCCGCGCGAGGGGGTGGCGCTGGTGCGCATCAACCGGCCGGAGGCGCGCAACGCGCTGAACGGGGAGGTGCGGCAGGGGCTGGCGGGCGCCTTCACCGATCTTGCCCGGGATCCCGAGGTCCGCGCCATCGTGCTGACCGGCAACGAGGAGGCCTTCGCGGCCGGCGCCGACATCAAGGCGATGGCCGAGGCCGGCGCGGTGGAGATGATGCTGCGGGAGGCGCACCGGCTGTGGGCGCCGATCGCCGCCTGCCCCAAGCCGGTGATCGCCGCGGTGAACGGCTATGCGCTGGGCGGCGGCTGCGAGCTGGCGATGCATGCCGACATCATCATCGCCGGCGAGGGCGCGCAGTTCGGCCAGCCGGAGATCCGCGTCGGCATCATGCCCGGCGCCGGCGGCACCCAGCGGCTGACCCGTGCGGTCGGCAAGTTCAAGGCCATGATGATGCTGCTGACCGGCAAGCCGATCAGCGCGCGGGAGGCCGACGCCATGGGCCTCGTCAGCAGCGTGGTGCCCGACGGCGAGGTGCTGGAGACCGCGCTGACGCTGGCCGAGACCATCGCCGGCATGCCGCCGCTGGCCGCCCGCCAGATCAAGGAGGTGGTGCTGGCCGGCGCCGACGCGCCGCTGGAGGCCGCCCTGATGCTGGAGCGCAAGGCCTTCCAGCTCCTCTTCGACAGCGAGGACCAGAAGGAAGGCATGCGCGCCTTCATCGAGAAGCGCCGCCCGGCCTACCAGGGCCGCTGA